In the genome of Bombyx mori chromosome 13, ASM3026992v2, the window tgtggaaaaaaaaaaaaaaaaaaaaaaaaaaaaaaaaaaaaaaaaaaaaaaaaaaaaaaaaaaaaaaaagccgttctcgtgttttagggagactaacgaacagcaattcatttttatatatatagatttcaaaatgtataaattataaaaaaaaatagtaattgtaTTTCGGGAAATTCGAGGTTGCTCGTTTAATAAAAGAAACCATGGAACATACTTCgtctgttttatatatttttgcctTATAATATTCCGACTCGTTATTTCGAAAATCATATTCTTATTGTCTAGAATAAATCGATTAATACACCTTCTAGTGGCTTCTAGTAACCTTTCCTTGCGATTGTTAAAGGAGCTTACATAAAACACAATAAAGTGAAGCAGCTAATGATCAAAGTGCAGTCCTTCCCCGCGTTACAAACGCACGAACTAGCAAAAAGCCGACCGTCGAATAAACATGCCGGCTACTGACCAGACGTGCATCAAATACACCGACTCACTTAAATTTGGATACGGTATTTGATCACCATTATCTATTAGATGTCACAGTCCAATAAGTAGTGAGAAAAATTTGTAACTCGCTCGTGATTTTTACACTATGATTGAAACTGTAATCTAAAAACATGTCGCCAATCTAAAAAACGATTAAAGGCTCTTTTATAGTTTAACCTTTGGGAGGCTTAcgtacgacgaaaggaaagatcttccaccgagcggtgacattgctcggtagaccgacggtccaaatgttgttgttcggaacttgtatttaagtacatatatgcaagcttgtcttgaaaatgtcgtaagcgagattcaggcatctgtcaaatatcttgtgttctgtgatggctaccgccacaaaccTAATGATcagaaatagtatttttttcaatttacaaaTTCTGACCTTttgatattttagttttaatggcTACATTTCCATTTCCTCAATACTTCGAAATACTTAATcttataagaataaataaaattatatttgtttacacCATATTCCTTATATTGCATAATATGATGTCATGTTTTCGAACACACATAATCTCACAGTATCTGACTCAAACATGATTCTGTAATCAGATAACTATCATCTTAAGATAACTGCATCCTATAAATTGCAGTCAGTCAAAATATCAGCTACGTTTGAAGAAGTAAAAACaggaaatttaaaaatgaaactccTACAGTTTTCTTACAAAAACAGCGATGGAATCCGAGCGGGTTTCTTAGATGGCGATAATGTTGTGGATATCAATAAAGAAGATCCAAAATTACCATCAACGTTAATTGAGCTCCTCAAAACGAATTCCATTTCCAAAGTGAAAAAAATCAGCGCCAAATCACCAGTGCCTTTATCCGGTATCACGCTGAAAGCTCCGGTCCATGGAAATGATAAAGTACTATGCGTGGGATTAAATTACAAAGATCACTGTGAAGAGCAGAAATTGACGCCTCCAGAACTTCCTTTTATATTCAACAAATTTCCTAGTACTGTGGTGGGACCAAACGACACCATCAAGTTAAAAATGGATGTAAGTAAAGCTGTGGTCTGCGAGATAGAACTGACGGTTGTAATCGGGAAGAAAGCCAGTAAAGTAGATTCATCGCATGCCTTTGATTATGTCCTCGGCTACACAATAGCCCAGGATATCGGCGCTACAGACTGggagaagaacaagaaaatcaGTCAATTGCTGTTGGGTAAAGCAATGGACACCTTCTGCCCAATTGGACCTTGGATAGTTACCAGCGATGAGATCGGAAATCCTCAGAATTTGAATGTAAAGTGCAGCATTAATGGCGTTCAGAAACAGAAGAGTAATACAAACCAATTTATCCACAAAATCCCGGATATTATTGCAAGATTATCAAATGTTATGACTCTTTTGCCAGGAGACATCATTTTGACCGGGACTCCTGGCGGTGTTGGTGTATACAGAAACCCCCCAGAGTTTCTTCAACCCGGTGACGTGATCACGAGTGAAATAGAGAACATTGGTACTTTTGAAACAAGagtcgaagaattttaatttcaatatcgTTTAATTGAACAAGCATTTTTATGAACGGTTCTTGtattttaatcataaataaaatataatcataaaatgTGTACTCATTTATTTTTTCGCACGTTCATATAACTTTAAATCGTATATAATATCGATTTATTATATACGAGTACGTTACATTGTGATATTTTTGTGTGGCAGTTTTGTGAGAGTTCAGACGATCAGTTCCTGTTAAGTCTGCTACAAATATTACTCAACTTCTCACATACCACatccaaaaataatatttctaacGTCGACGGACATTTCGCGATTCCGAAATTAGTTACGTTTTGTGTATTCAGAACGCGCGGTGTTGGTTTTTTCGCTTCTGTGGCGGGCGCGTCCGTGCGTTCGTCTGCGGCGCGGAACGTTTAGCTGACGTGTGCGTGTCTACCTTATACAAGCTCCATTGGAATCGGTAAATACAAAGATCTATACCTTTAGGATTGTATTAGAAAAAGGCTTCGCTTGTTATGAGAATGAAAGGCGAACATTTTGTAAATTGGCATAAGTATTGATGGTAAGCCGCGACGGATAcctatcgacgcttgaaaggcaaacgtgactaagcgacagtgcgtgaactttacagtagaaaaacccgaaaaaaattatattttaacgaatctagctgtaggattgaaatgattctaatagacctagaaatatatattttttgcgcatcgaatatggttattgcctatcatttatgtataaagccgtcattgtcgtttagtcacgtttgcctttcaagcgtcgctATCACAAGTTTCACTAGCTCGTCATAGATGGTTTTGACGTAGACGTCAAAATAAAAGTTGATTATGCGCAGCGACATTACATAAGCCTTATGTAATCAGAAAATCAGTTACCGAGCTAtccgaatttaaatttaaccgtGGGTTTTATGTGATCCCAAGAGGGTCGATACTATATTAGTTGCCAGCTGTAATAATGATCTTTTTATTGCCATACCCCCGTTCGCAGTCTCGTTCTGCctatcagtgtgcttagcgcgagttttttaactttctcgatgcCGTAAAGTGAATTCAAATTTGTTCGTAGTTGAAACAACGCCCCTAggggcaaacataggcaaacattccaattcaatacaaatttgagtaaacttttacgccatcgagaacgttaaaaagctaacactaagcacacaggagtcAGGTAGCCTTAGGCAAATTAGTAAAGCTATATACCACAATCCTCAGAATATGCTGCATGGGTTCACTGGTGCGTGACTTAGGACATTTCTGTGGGTGGGGAGTTTATTTATTGGTATTACTGGTATTACTATTAATAGTACCTTCACTGCCCCATTCTTAAAATCGAAACTATGGCTTGCTTAGTGGTAAAAATGAGCAGTATGGCAtcacctacccgcacggactcacaatcTACGCTATACGCTATAATAATAAAGGAATTTCAATAATCAAACAAgcaattttttaacaaaatatttatttctattacaccaacaataaattaattgtcCAACAAAACACATCAGGGGACTCGTTACAAAATGGAACTGATGATACGATAATGAATATATAGATGTAGATGTAGTACGTAGGAACATGCTTCACGAGCGGGGTCGTTGACCTATAATTTTGTACGATATAGATTACGCAGTTGGGTTTTGGTAATACCAATTTTACTTGaattaagaaattaatattGTCTCGCTCATGTTCCGACACCATCCTTCCGCTCCGTACACAGGATAATAACGTAATTAAATAGAGATTCAACATTGCGGGAAACCGAATAATATTTAGTTGAGAAAGAGAAACGTGTGAGAAGGACAGAGACAGCAAGACAGAGAGAGAAAATTGCAAAAGAGAAATGTGACCCCTTCAACTTATTTACTTCATTCGTTTGACTTTAAATTTGTCTCACACTTCTTTTACTATTAATATCTATGTATTTACGTACATACAGAagtgtttaaataaattatgatttaaataaatacatgtcagTGATGTTCTGTTCAAACAACTTGTGACTACCTTCGACTAGACATTTGTCCCTTTCACCCGACTTCAATATTACGGGAAGAGAgttgatattttaaatttgttgtgaAAATTGTTgaagtttaaataaaacttgaaaAATAAAGCCTTAAGAAAACTAGTTTCTGAGTATTGCATGCCGCCATAacaaaattcataaatattattatgtgtgaagtattttgtattaaattatcaaTAAGAACTAGGCTAGGCCATTTAACAATCTAATTATTTAACGAGAACATGTTTCTGTACGCTTTGAAATTCACGTTTGCATGTGCAGACAATACTGTCATCTTGAAGATGATCAAAATTTTAAGCagcaaatatttacatatatcaTGTGTAATGTAAAAGTAAAAGTGGTGCAGTCCTGGGGCGACTGCGACGTGACAACAAAAACATTGTACAATCACGACCAGTCATTACTTTGATTCCataaaaatgataatgatattagttttaataataaaaaaaaatgaataacactaaatattaaattcatcCTAAAATTGTGATTGCTGTTTGACTAAGCTATTGGGCCCGGAGCCGCGACGCTGGGGGACCGGGGGGACCGCTCTGCAGTAGCTATGGGTATAGCAGTTACGCTAACCACATCTTAATGAAAATTAGTTTAGAGTATCAAGGCCAGCCTTCTACCCGTCATTGCGAGTTGACCTTCCTGTCCCGCAGCACGGCGCTGATGAAGAACTCTCCGGCCCTGTAGGACGAGCGCACCAGGGCTCCGCTGGCCACGTACAGGAAGCCGAGCTGGCGGCCGCGCGCCTCCCACTGCTGGAACCGGGCGGGGGTCACGTACTCGAACACCTTGAGGTGCTTCTTCGTGGGCTGCATGTACTGGCCCAGCGTTACGCAGTCCACTCCCGCCTCGCGTAGATCTGATCCAACAGAATATTATTtgcatattaatatattactagtggtctcccagtagtcgaaattcgactataattaattgaaattgtaagtttgtacactattatgattctattgtgaaagcctatttattatacttctataatcacagatttcgccaagactacactttagaaaaatattaatttaatacaatatttaatatattctcaatttgaccatagattatttagcaataagaaaagtttgacaataaacaaatacacaatgtgtgtgttaaatacatggtagtgttgTAATGTCTTTTTC includes:
- the LOC101736048 gene encoding fumarylacetoacetate hydrolase domain-containing protein 2; the protein is MKLLQFSYKNSDGIRAGFLDGDNVVDINKEDPKLPSTLIELLKTNSISKVKKISAKSPVPLSGITLKAPVHGNDKVLCVGLNYKDHCEEQKLTPPELPFIFNKFPSTVVGPNDTIKLKMDVSKAVVCEIELTVVIGKKASKVDSSHAFDYVLGYTIAQDIGATDWEKNKKISQLLLGKAMDTFCPIGPWIVTSDEIGNPQNLNVKCSINGVQKQKSNTNQFIHKIPDIIARLSNVMTLLPGDIILTGTPGGVGVYRNPPEFLQPGDVITSEIENIGTFETRVEEF